A genomic stretch from Oreochromis aureus strain Israel breed Guangdong linkage group 17, ZZ_aureus, whole genome shotgun sequence includes:
- the ccdc59 gene encoding thyroid transcription factor 1-associated protein 26 homolog, translating to MAPTDQKTKNEKFAGKEGDLAKTKNGAKGVKKKRKWISDHKLFKGSVKEGQGFAFNRKQKVKHEYNKLLRKEKKKNPGSKNLYKEEYPEHLRHLYEAEAEKLKKEAWTNRVNRSKLRMKGQAKEMEESDGEEEDDDEAQQTEAASEEEVSGGSELKESVSGNQAEPTSASQSESLPMSNRMRKKMERKNSYQKTKEEFERIQEKRRKKKEEYLKNKQQREEAIQKYKQKKMETFQILNKKTKKGQPNLNLQMEYLLQKIQGSGK from the exons ATGGCACCAACAGATCAAAAAACGAAGAATGAGAAGTTTGCAGGGAAAGAGGGCGACTTGGCGAAAACAAAAAATGGCGCGAAAGgtgtcaaaaagaaaagaaaatggatcTCCGATCACAAATTATTCAAAGGCAGCGTAAAAGAAG GTCAAGGATTTGCTTTCAACAGGAAGCAGAAAGTCAAACATGAATACAACAAACTGCTGcgaaaggagaagaagaagaacccGGGGTCCAAAAACCTGTACAAAGAAGAGTATCCAGAACACCTCAGGCATCTGTACGAGGCCGAGGCAGAGAAACTGAAGAAAGAAGCCTGGACGAACAGAGTGAACAGGAGTAAGCTGAGGATGAAAGGGCAGGCGAAAGAGATGGAGGAAAGTGatggagaggaagaggatgatgaTGAGGCACAGCAGACCGAGGCAGCTAGTGAAGAAGAAGTTAGTGGGGGATCTGAGCTGAAAGAGTCAGTGTCCGGGAACCAAGCTGAGCCAACATCAGCTTCACAGAGCGAAAG TCTTCCAATGAGCAATcgcatgagaaaaaaaatggagaggaaaaactcttaccagaagacaaaagaagaattTGAGAGGATCCAAGAGAAGCggagaaagaagaaagag GAGTACTTGAAGAACAAGCAACAGAGAGAAGAGGCCATCCAGAagtacaaacagaaaaagatgGAGACATTCCAGATCCTAAACAAAAAGACCAAGAAAGGACAGCCAAATCTAAACCTCCAAATGGAATATTTACTTCAGAAGATACAAGGAAGTGGGAAATGA